From Candidatus Tectomicrobia bacterium:
GGGGCTGACCCCCTTCGCCTTCGCCGTCCGGATGAAATCTTGCCCGAACACCTCCAAGAGGCTCGACCGCGTGAACCGCGCGACGGTCCCCATGGAGACGGTCCCCATGGTCACCGCCGGAAGAACAAGATGTCGCAGGAGGTCCCAGGCTCCGCCTCCGGACGGGTCTTGCATCCCGCTCACGGGAAACCAAGACAAACGCAGCGAGAAGAAAAGGATAGCCATGAGCCCGAGCCAGAAAACCGGCATGCTCACGCCGAAGAGCGCAAGCGCCGTCACCAGCCGATCGAAGACGGAGTTGAGGTGCATCACCGCGAGAAGACCGGCGAGGATACCCACGACGGTGGAGAAAGCGAGACCTGAGACAGTCAGGATGAAGGTGGCCTTAAACCGTTCCCACACCAGCGGACCCACGGGCGCCTTCATCGCGAAGGATCGGCCGAGATCCCCCTGGACTACGCGAGCGAGCCAAAGAAAATACTGAACGTAGATCGGCCGATTCAAACCAAGCTCCTCGCGGAGCTGGGCGATGGACTCCGGTGTGGCCTCGGGGCCGAGCATGACCTGCGCCG
This genomic window contains:
- a CDS encoding ABC transporter permease — encoded protein: MTRYIVKRLVQMLPVLLGVTLTVFLILHLTPGDPAQVMLGPEATPESIAQLREELGLNRPIYVQYFLWLARVVQGDLGRSFAMKAPVGPLVWERFKATFILTVSGLAFSTVVGILAGLLAVMHLNSVFDRLVTALALFGVSMPVFWLGLMAILFFSLRLSWFPVSGMQDPSGGGAWDLLRHLVLPAVTMGTVSMGTVARFTRSSLLEVFGQDFIRTAKAKGVSPNAVLLRHTLRNAWIPVVTVVGLQLGYLLGGAVLTEKVFSWPGLGSLMLDAILQRDFPVIQGGVLLIAVVFVMVNLAVDVLYVYLDPRIQYED